DNA sequence from the Candidatus Saccharibacteria bacterium oral taxon 488 genome:
TGCAGTGGCATTCGGTGGTGCTGTGCACGAATCTCGAGAAATGCCTCGTGACGGAGAAGCGCTGCAGGCACTACACGCGGTACAGACGGCGGCGGCAGAGGTTGCTGAGCGCGGTGTCAATGGTCAGACGACAACGGAAAAGATGATTGCAGCGACACTGCAGCACGAGAGTGGTGCAACGGCAAAGGTTGAGGTGGCGCTTTCCGAGCCGCTTGAGCAATATATCTCAGACGAGGGGTCATATGCGTCAGCCGGGGCGAATATGGTGGATGGACTATTGAGCCAGATTGGGCAAGATATGTTTGCTGATACCGATCAACAAATGACGACGGAAATAACCAAGCAGGCGCGGCCGACCTTGGCATTTTTGATCATGGTGTTGAATCAGCGGCGGATCGGTCTGAGCGCTAAGGATTTACTAGCGATGTGTCAACAGTATCATCAGGAGGCGATCGCTCCTTCTGCGGCCAAGCAAATGGCAGAGGCGCGTCAAGCGCAGCTTGATCTTTTGGAAAAGGAATTGGTAGGTCGCTTGGGGCAGCTCGCAGACTATGATCCGGCGCTACAACTTAATCGTCCGGTGCTTAGGTAGTCTGCAGGATCAGTAGCTCGCGGGCGACGACCTGGTCAGGGCGGCGGTATATGAGCGGTGTACGACGGTTGAGATGGTGATAATCGAGCTGTTGGAGGTGCTTTATCAGCGGCACATGAGTGGCCTGGCCGGACGCGTCGTACCACGCTGGCACGGCGATACACAGCGGCGTGTTCGGCGCCAGTTGCGGGCGAATGTTGGTGAGAAAGCTGGTGATAATGTGGTTGCAGTTGCCAACAACTGCTGCTAGTTTTTGGGGTGTGGGCGGCGCTGAGAAGGGCTGGCCGAGGTAAGTTTCGCAGACAATAGCGGCTAGGCTCTCGCTGTTTGGCCAGCGGTGCGTGGTGGCGTCGGCTTGATGAATGTCGATGACGTTGCCGGGCGTGGTGAAAGTTGATTGTAGCCACGATAGATTCTCTGTCGTGTAGTCAACCATTTTTTGACTGAGGTCGGTGCCGACGACATCATAGCCAGCGAGTAGGGCTTCTTGCAGGACGGTGCCGGTGCCGCAGAAGGGGTCGAGGATTGTCACAACAGGTCGGCCTCCAGCCATCTCCTCCAAGTCGAATGCATCCGGCAACGCCGTCCGCAGAACCATCGACTTGTCAGAGAGGCTAGAAGCCGACCCCGTCGCAGAATTACTACACGATTTTTGATGAGCTAGCGACCCAGCACCCAGCGCTAAATTCAGCATAATCTGCGCTAATTTGGGCGGTAGCATACCAACGAACGCGTCGCGCTTGGGACGGTGGCGGTCACGGCGGGTGTAGGCGGTGATGTTTTGGACGCCGCAGCTCTCGGCGATGATGAGGCGGTGGTCGGTTGTTTTGACGAGTAGCAGCTCGACTTTATGTGATGATTCGCCAAGCTTGTTATTGTGCGCAGTAGCGGTAGAGAGAGCCGGCTGGTCGTTTGGGATGAGACGGAGGCTGGTGCCAGATTTTTTGAGGGATGATTTGAGGATGAGGCCAGTTTTTTGGACGTCGCGGGTGCCAACAGCCAGGTTATAGGCGCTGAGGCCGAGGGTGATTTTGTGCGGCGAGTGAGCCCACTTGGCGTGATAATGCTGGGTGATGAAGCGTGAAGCGGCGAGGAGCGAGGCCTTGTCGGTGCGGCTGGCTGGGAGCTCGGTGATCACTTTGGCGCATTTGATGGTGCCGCCCAATGTAGTAATGTCAAATTGAGATGTTTGAACTTTGGCAAATTGCTGGCTGATACGGTTGACGCAGTCCGCGCCAAAGACCGCCGCAAGTTCGGCGAGCGAGATCTCTGGCTGGCGGCCAAGCAGGGCGATATACATGGTTTGATTATAGCAAAAACCGCGTGATATAATTGACGATATGGTATCAAAAGGGATACGGCAACTTTTGGAGGCATTAAAGTCACCGCGGACGATCATGAGTATCGTGACGCTGGCGGTGCTGGTGTTGATTATTTTTCTGTCGCGCGCCGAGCTAGCGCGGGCATGGGAATTATTTGGCCGAGCAAATATCTGGCTATTGATGCTACTGGTGCCGTTTCAGATTATCGTGTATTTCGCGGGCGGCGAGATGATTTTTGCCTATCTTCGCGACAAAAAACTGATCGGGCATATCTCGCGGTTTGAGCAGACGCGGATTGCGCTGGAGCTAAATCTGGTCAATCACATTTTCCCGTCAGGTGGCGTCAGCGGTATATCCTACACAACGTGGCGGATGCACAAGCTCGGCGTCAGCTCGGCACGCTCGACCTTTGCTCAGGTGATCCGCTACGTGACGGGCTTTTTGTCGCTGATGGTGCTGCTGATATTGGCGGTGCTGATCTTGTCAATTGATGGGCAGGTCAATCGCTACATCGTGACGTCAAGTTTCCTCCTCGTGCTGGTGGTGCTGGCGCTGACATTTGGGCTGATTTTTATGTTCTCGTCACGAAAGCGTATGCACAACACGGCGGTGCGGGTGTCGCGAGTCGTGAATGCAGTGGTGCGTTGGGCGACGCTGGGCAAGATCAAGCGGTTGCTGGTTTCGACGAAAATTGAGGCATTTTTTGCTGAGATGCATGATGATTTCGTGGAACTGTCAGAACATCGGCGCCTACTCATCAAGCCGCTGGTCTGGG
Encoded proteins:
- a CDS encoding methyltransferase domain-containing protein, with product MYIALLGRQPEISLAELAAVFGADCVNRISQQFAKVQTSQFDITTLGGTIKCAKVITELPASRTDKASLLAASRFITQHYHAKWAHSPHKITLGLSAYNLAVGTRDVQKTGLILKSSLKKSGTSLRLIPNDQPALSTATAHNNKLGESSHKVELLLVKTTDHRLIIAESCGVQNITAYTRRDRHRPKRDAFVGMLPPKLAQIMLNLALGAGSLAHQKSCSNSATGSASSLSDKSMVLRTALPDAFDLEEMAGGRPVVTILDPFCGTGTVLQEALLAGYDVVGTDLSQKMVDYTTENLSWLQSTFTTPGNVIDIHQADATTHRWPNSESLAAIVCETYLGQPFSAPPTPQKLAAVVGNCNHIITSFLTNIRPQLAPNTPLCIAVPAWYDASGQATHVPLIKHLQQLDYHHLNRRTPLIYRRPDQVVARELLILQTT
- a CDS encoding flippase-like domain-containing protein — its product is MVSKGIRQLLEALKSPRTIMSIVTLAVLVLIIFLSRAELARAWELFGRANIWLLMLLVPFQIIVYFAGGEMIFAYLRDKKLIGHISRFEQTRIALELNLVNHIFPSGGVSGISYTTWRMHKLGVSSARSTFAQVIRYVTGFLSLMVLLILAVLILSIDGQVNRYIVTSSFLLVLVVLALTFGLIFMFSSRKRMHNTAVRVSRVVNAVVRWATLGKIKRLLVSTKIEAFFAEMHDDFVELSEHRRLLIKPLVWGAIYAIFDVLMFIVAFWALGVSVNPAVLIIGYGVAGLASLVAFTPGGAGVYEAIMIVFLSMTGVAPDVAIAGIVLTRVILLAGTIIFGYMFYQHALIKYGQPDDDDGAAV